Proteins found in one Oenanthe melanoleuca isolate GR-GAL-2019-014 chromosome 24, OMel1.0, whole genome shotgun sequence genomic segment:
- the POU2AF3 gene encoding POU class 2 homeobox associating factor 3, with protein MSGKPKVYQGVRVKITVKELLQQRRARQAATGSAVSKNIVVVVLYLLFLLSFPSLFQVSWGGSSSSSSNIQFAESVSPPHPEPFEAEPIPPVPSCCPSWQFSSCLSCEESPGYLEQLIDSCLQTDAASEPALSAFQPPSHYTPDPFQPAQLCPSLAASSPSPADLPSPWSSSCSPPQLSPLTPVPPSPPSAPDTRPHICPVQEWPCHPPCPLASPACGSPSLDRLLQGWPCPGTDCPELLPPPALAEECFRRDRGCDICYS; from the exons ATGTCCG GAAAGCCCAAGGTGTACCAAGGTGTGAGGGTGAAGATCACAgtcaaggagctgctgcagcagaggagagcacGGCAAGCAGCCACTGGTTCAGCAGTGAGTAAAAATATTGTGGTGGTTGTTTTGTACcttctcttt ctcctctccttcccttctctttttcaggTTTCCTggggcggcagcagcagcagcagcagcaacatcCAGTTTGCAGAGTCCGTGTCTCCGCCTCACCCAG AACCTTTTGAAGCAGAGcccatccctcctgtgcccagctgctgcccgTCCTGGCAGTTCtccagctgcctctcctgcGAGGAGAGCCCTGGGTACCTGGAGCAGCTGATTGATTCCTGCCTCCAGACAGATGCAGCCTCTGAGCCAGCCCTCAGTGCCTTCCAGCCACCCTCACACTACACCCCAGACCCcttccagccagcccagctctgccccagcctg gctgccagctcccccagcccagccgacctgcccagcccctggagctccagctgctctccccccCAGCTCTCTCCCCTCACCCCCgtgccccccagccctccctcagCCCCGGACACCAGACCCCACATCTGCCCCGTGCAGGAGTGGCCCTGCCACCCTCCCTGCCCGctggccagcccagcctgcGGCTCCCCGAGCCTGGAcaggctcctgcagggctggccctgccccgGCACGGACTGCCCCGAGCTGCTGCCGCCCCCGGCCCTGGCTGAGGAGTGCTTcaggagggacaggggctgtgACATCTGCTACAGCTAA
- the POU2AF2 gene encoding POU domain class 2-associating factor 2 codes for METVPADFGKRVYQGVRVKHTVKDLLAEKRSRQSSGSRFSGSTSTAQSPFGQMPGSPTTPGYFGVRRPFPAELDFHSTKQFVSDVYSSSSPLSSKPFSCDSSAPQGYPALLEPYLSEQFGDHRAPPLPAATSSFFSPAAVPPLLPSFPSDTGHLLLREPWEQSSPESLSQADSACPDPLQALPASSSCLSLPEPGGVSPFRGPAWSPAIPGAQPYPLHPLEDAHYSPSYAASSPYGLSPFLAVASDPSRMSQQCLEQPSEPAALPEHSAWAKEDGSALWGTYEGRRTY; via the exons aTGGAAACAG TCCCCGCAGATTTCGGCAAACGCGTGTACCAAGGGGTGCGAGTGAAGCACACGGTCAAGGATCTCCTGGCTGAGAAGCGATCGCGGCAGAGCAGCGGCTCCCGCTTCAGC ggcagcaccagcacagcacagtcaccCTTTGGCCAAATGCCAG GCTCACCCACCACTCCCGGTTACTTCGGCGTCCGCAGACCCTTCCCAGCCGAGCTGGATTTCCACAGCACCAAGCAGTTTGTCAGTGATGTctactcctcctcctcccctctcagCTCCAAGCCCTTCTCCTGTGACTCCTCTGCCCCCCAGGGGTACCCAGCCCTCCTGGAGCCCTATCTCAGCGAGCAGTTTGGGGATCACcgtgctcctcctctcccagctgccaccagctccttcttcagccctgcagctgtgccccctCTCCTGCCATCCTTCCCCAGCGACACTGGGCACCTCCTGCTC agagagccctgggagcagagctcccctgagagcctcagccaggctgacagTGCGTGCCCAGACCCTCTGCAGGcgctccctgccagctccagctgcctctccctgcctgaACCCGGAGGTGTTTCCCCGTTCCGAGGCCCAGCTTGGAGCCCAGCCATCCCTGGAGCCCAGCCCTACCCTCTGCACCCCCTGGAAGACGCCCACTACTCGCCCAGCTACGCTGCCAGCTCGCCCTACGGCTTGTCCCCGTTCCTGGCCGTGGCCAGTGACCCCTCCAggatgagccagcagtgcctggagcagccctcGGAGCCAGCAGCCCTCCCTGAGCACTCTGCCTGGGCTAAGGAGGATGGAAGTGCCCTCTGGGGGACTTATGAGGGGAGGAGAACTTActga